DNA from Mustela nigripes isolate SB6536 chromosome 14, MUSNIG.SB6536, whole genome shotgun sequence:
atttatttgacagacagaaatcacaagtaggcagagaggcaggtggagaggaagggaagcaggctccccgccgagcagagagcccaacttggggctcgatcccaggaccctgggatcatgacctgagccgaagacagaggctttaaccccctgagccacccaggcacccctcacaaaGTCTTTGAGATGCCATGTGCATTTTACCCCTACAGTGTGTCTCATTCTGACATTTCATACGGTCAATGGCCGCATCTATTTAGTGGCTATCTTGTGAACAGTGTGTACCtagcccttattttatttttaaaaagattttatttatttatttgacaaagagatacagtgagagaggaaatacaagcagggggagtgggagagggagaagcaggcttcctgttgagcagggagccagatgtggggctctatcccaggaccctgggatcatgacctgggccaaaggcagatgcttaatgactgagtcactcaggtgcccctagcccGTTTTATAATAACTGTCCCTAAGTACCCACCACTGCCTCTCAGTAATGTGGTCCTTCTGCTGTCCAGCGGCCCAACCCCAGTACCCCAGAACTCATTCCCCCTTACCCTCCGCCACACCCCTGACCCAGCACCACTGTTGCCAGTAATACCCCAGCCAGCAGTAATTCAGCCATAGCCTCTCACTAACCCCCCAGCTCGTGGGTGTGCCCGGGTGACTCCAGTCTGCCCTCAACCAAGCCCCCCTGTGCCCACCAACCCTGCCCTGTGCCTCCCCACGCAATCCCCATCCCCTAGCCCTTCTGCTCCTGGAACTCATTGCCCTGGCCACCAACAACTAGCCCCTCTGTCCTTAGCAACTCAGCCCCCACCCTCCGTGAGCCCCTCACGGTGCCTGGCCCCCCTTCACCCCTGCCCGCCCTTCTGCCCCCACACCACGCCTAGGAAAGAAGAGGAGCGACAGAAGCAGGAGAGGATGCAGCGAGAGAAAGAGCAGTCGGAGAAGCTGCGGACGCTGGGCTACGACGAGACCAAGCTGGCGCCCTGGCAGCGACAGATCATCCTGAAGAAGGGGGACATCAATAAGTACTAGATGCCGCCCTCCTGCTCGCAGCCGCGTGAGCTCGAGgggccccagcctcagcccctgcCTGCCCGGCCCCGGGCGGAAGGGCTGGGAGCCGCGCTGCTTTCCCCCTCCCGCGCTggaacccctccctgccccctctccgGCCTCCGCACCCCCAGCTCGGGGCGACGCTGGAGCGCgcccgccgccgcagccgcccaGAAAAAGTGCCCAAGCAAGCTGCTGACGCAAAAAGATGCTGCTTATTTGCATGCCTATTTACATACATTTGCATGCGCGTGGAAGGTCGCGCAGAGATCTCCCCGGCCCCGTGGGTGGCGACTTTGTTTCCCCGCGGGGCGCGCGCGACCGGCCGCAGCCCCCTCCCCCGTAGCCCGGAACCCGCGTGGCTGGCGCATCCTGGGCGGAGGCAGGCCCCGCGCTCGGGGAAGGGGTTTTCCTCCAGTCCTGACCCAGATCCGCGCCCTGCCCGCCCGGGGCCGCATTTCCCATCCGCGCGAGGCCTTCCTCTCAGTCACTTGTTTACCAGAAGCGGTAACAGCAACCTGCCGTCGGGACGGAGCTGCCGCTCGGGCCCGGCCCCTGCCCGCCCGCCCCCGCCGTGAAGTCTGCGCACCCACGCCCCGCGCTCCCGGGCCCTCCCGCGgcgcgggtgggggtggggggcgggggccccGCACTCGTGTCCCCCCCCCCAGCTGCCTGCCGCCCCGCTCCCCTATTAAAGCTCTCTCAGCCGCCGGGGCTGCCGTTCACTTTCTCGCGCCGTCGCCGCGACTTCCTCTGCCTTTCGGGGTAACTGGGGCACGGCCGAGGGGGCGGGGTGCGGCCTGGGAGCCGAGGGCCGCACCGGCCTCCTACGTGGGTCCCCGACCCCGGGGTGACGAGACTTCCGGCTCCCTTTCGACGCCCCCAGGAAGCCAGGCCAGGGCCACGTAGCGCCCCAGCCCCGCGGAAACGCCACGCAGTAGATGTGTTCACAGATTTAATAGCGGGGCCTCCCGCGCTCGGGCGCGGACAGTGCGAGCCGCCGCCGGCCGCGCCCGTCCACGCGTCTGGGCCGCGGGCAGGAGCCGGGCGCGGGCGGGGTCGGGCTCCGTAAGTGACATAAGATGTCTACACGCATAAGTAACCGTACTTAGGGCTCTGTTAGGGCCGCCGAGCTCCGGGgcggcggggttgggggggcacgCCCTGGGTCAGGGGCCGCGCTGCAGGCGGCTGCGCAGCTCCTCGGCGCAGCCGTCCAGCCCCATGCGCTCCAGCGCCGCGTAGACGGCGCCCAAGCCCGCGGGCTGCTGCTGGCGCCAGCGCTTGAGCATCTCGTACTGCTGGTCGCGGAAGCGGCCGACCTCCACCTCCACGGCCTCGATCTCCGCCTCGCGCAGCCCCAGGGTGCGCACGAACTCCTTCCAGCGCCGCACGGGCACCGCGTCCATCACGTCGTAGAGCTGCGGGCCGGGCTGGAGCGTGGCGGCCGCCGAGCCTGCAGGGGGCGCTGGCGAGAGCgtcgggggcggcggcgggggcggcagCGGAGGGTCTGAGGGCGGGGCGGAGAGGGCCAGTGGGGAGGGCGAACCCGCGCCGGAGGTGGGGCAGGGATGGCGGCAGGGGAGGGCAAGGGCGGGAACCGCGGTTAGGGCGGGCCAGGGACGACCCCCTGATCGGCTCGGGATGGGAAGGGGCCAGGTGGTGCCCCAGGAACGGAGTCCGCGTCTCGGGAGGGTGGGGTCTAGGCCTCAGGCCAGCGAGGTCCCTTACCAGGAGCTCCGCTGGTCAGCGTGTTCCAGGACCATGCCACCTGCGGGCAGGGCGCCTCCTGGGTCTGGGGGGAGCCAGGGCTCCAGCCGTTGCCAACCAGCTGGACGGTGTGGACCTTCTCACTACTGCCGAGTGGCATTAGGAGGGCGTGGGTGCTGTCCCTGGGTGAGAGGTGGGTGGCCTGGAAGCCAAGAGAAGCCCCAGGTCAACCCAACTTGACTAAATAAGGCCCCTTGTCTGCGGTCCCTGCCCAGAGCGGCCAGTCCCTGGCTGGGTCAGCAAACATTCCCCAAGGCTGCCTCCCGCAGTTGGCCATAACCTTGCGCTGTGGCCCAGAACGACTATTTCCTCGGCCTGGAATACCCTGCCCTTGCTGGCCTGCTCTTGTTCCCCCAGCCCAGTCTGAGGCGGGGCCTGGGGCACTCATCCCACAGAACCTGTCTGGAGCCCAGCCCTTTGAGAGCCACTTAGGAACAGGTGCTATGCTGCTCTCAGTCGCTCAGAACTCAGTGAACTCACAGGCGTTCATTAggtctactctgtgccaggccccatgCCAGACCCTGGGGATCACGGGCTATCATAAGGCCCAACCTCTCAGCTCCAGAACGTTGCGGCCTGGGTGCCGGCTCGCCCTCTTCCCAGAATACTCCTTCTGTGCTTACCTGTAGGGGAGTCAGGGCCTCTGTCCCAGCTTCATCTGCCGAGGGACAAAGAGAATCTCATCAGCAACCAGGCAAGACTCCTAGACCTGGGTGCTGGCCCAAGTCCTCTTGTGTTCCCCGGTacacccccgccccagctctcCGCATCAGGGCTGAGTGGGCTCGGGGCGACCCATGCTGACCACATGCCCCTAGAAACGTGTGCACGCACGCGCCCCGGACTTACTGGCAACTCCGGGCTTGCAAGGCTGGCAGCGGTGGTAGGTGTAGGTCAGCATAGCACCAAGCAGGAGCGGGACCACCAGGCCAGCCAGGAGCACCTGGACCCAGAACACTGCGAGAAGAGCTGGTGAGCGGTGGGGTCGCGGCCTCCCCCAGTCTCCCCCAGTCTCCCCGGGCCCATCCCAGCCGTCCTGCTCCAATTCCCAGCACCCACGTACTCTGCCTCCAGCCACAAACAGTCACGCAGGGCTCAGGACAGCTCCCGAGGGTGCTCCtgcaaggagaggggagggggtgggagtgagggagAACACACCCAAGGGGGGCTGCTTCTCCATCCCAGCGGCCCTTTCCTCCCTAGGCCTCTTCCCTGGGAGCCACACTACCAGGAATGTTCCCAAAGTAGTGTCCCCAGGAACAACGACAGCCACTGCTTAAGAAGCTTCTTGTACACTAGATTGAGGGTCACAAGAATGTCAGCCCCGTGAGCACCGGATTTGCCTCCTTTGTTCCCTGTCGTGTCCCCAACACCTAGAGCATCTCTGGAAGATGGCAGGTGCTTAATACAGCCGGGGCTCAGGAGATGCTCGGACAAAGTGCTTTACCCCTTACTCTCAGCCCTGGGGAGAACCTGCACACGGGGAAGCCATAGATCAGAGAGgcgaagtaacttgcccaagatctcCCAGAGGACAAGCGGCAGATCTTGAATCTCAGCCCAAGTTTTGAAAGCGTATCAACGTGGCTCTCTCTATAAACTGACAAAGCCTATACTTCTTTAATGCGCAGCTGGAAAGACCACAGGAAAGCCTGACGAAGGGTGAAGATACGCCCCCTGTTTATCCGTCCTAAGGGGAACGCAGATTTCCCTCTAGCATCCAAGGACCaagctccctccccttccctgagaTCGGCACTTGGCTCCcagtctccctttccctgccccggGGCAGCCAGGAAGTTACGTGGGGCAGGGCGCGCAGCTGTTGCCCTCTTCATAGAAGCCAGGCAGGCAGGTCCCGCAGTCCGAATCGCTGGCAGAACCTGCAGTCCAGGAGACAGCTTGTGggtcaggaagggagagagggagttggggggcgggggaggtagCCCGGAATGGGGGTACTCACAGGGCACCCGTGTGTGGCGGTGCAGGGCCCTGCAGTCTGAGCATGGGTGGCAGCGGAAGGGCGAGCCGACCTTGCAGGGCTTGACCAAGCACTCTGGGAACCGGCCTGGCTCACAGCCACAGTGGGTGTCCGCCACCGTTGAGCAGTTCGTCACAGCCACCTGGGAGACTGGCCGGAGTGTTCAGGAGATGGGGGAAATGGAGGCCATCAGGGccagagccccctcccccggggcctGGGGGCAGATCCCCTGGAAAATGGAGACGGGGACAGGGACAGACCAGAGACAGCGCCACCCCCAAAGGGAGAGAAGCATGGAGATGGCCACAGGTCCCAGGCTGAGGCACACGCAGCGAGAGGAGGGGCATCAGGGAGAAAGGGGCAAAGGCATCTCAGGGCAGGATCAGGGTGGAGGCCCGGCACGGGCGGACACAGGCCTGTCACACCCAGAGGTTAAGCCCAAGCCAGCCCCTCCTTCAGAAATACCTGGCCATGGACTGCTCGAGCCCCCCACTGAGCACTAGGCCCCTCACCCTCCTCATCACAGGCCCGGCAGCGGGTACAGCGGGTCTCATGGTGGTTCTCCCTGGCCAGGAAGGTGCCCCGGGGGCACGGAAGGCAGGTGGCGGTTCCGCAAGGCTTTGGGCAAGGGGCCTTCAGGTAGTGCCCTGTGGACATCAAACCTGGGTCAGACAGTCACAGGGGTTCCCAcgtttccctctcttccttcctctctctggctccctACTCCCCCCACCTCCCGTCTCCCTGACCCTGCCTGCCCTCAGTTTCCCCCAAGCCCTCCCACCCCTTCAGCGGCTCACCTGCTGGACAGCCCTTGCAACAGAACCGACCGCTCCTCTTCTGGACATTGTAGGCACAGTCACACGGAGGACCGGGAGTGCTGTGCTGGCCCCGGGCGCCCGGCAGCACAAGGAGTAGGACCTGGAGGACGGGCGCTGCTGGCTCCAGCGGGGCTCGCCACAccggcccctccctgctccaaCTGGTCTACTTCGGGGGGGCACCCCCGCTTGCCCTCAGAGCAGCCCACTTCTCGGGTTCTTGAGTAGAAGAGGTGCCCCTGGCTGTGGGGTCACGAgctccccttcccaccctgcgAGGACCAGACTTGGGGGAAGCAGAGCAGACGTCCCCAGCCAGCTCCTCTGGCGCGTACTGCCTCCGCTAGGGCGCCGGCATCGGCGGGCCGCCCCATCCCCTGATGCTCTCTTTAAGGTGGGGGACCCAGATCTTTCCCCACCTAGGGCCCCTAGACCCCTCTGGCCCCGGGGCGCGGGTTTCCTCTCAGCGGAAGGGCCCCGCCCGGCTGAGCCTCTAACTAGCTGAGTCTCTAAGTAAGTtgaaaggtggggggtggggctgccaCACTTCCCAAGGAAGTTGGGCCCCTTCATTCACAGCGCAGGGACCGAGCCTGAGGTCAGGCTCCAGGCTGtccaccccgcccccgccatgCTCCCCCACTCACCGCAGCCACCGCTGCCATGTAGCCCCCCAGCCGCAACTCCATGGCTCTTGGCACCTTGCTGGGCCCTCCGGCAGCAGGCGACAGGCATGCGCCAGCCCGGGGGCTTCCCCGCTCTGCCCGTTCTGCCTGCCTGCTCTGCCCCAAGCCGCCCAGAGAAGCCCGCctcgggggtgggggtcagggcgGGGCCCCCAGCCCACGCGGCCTGCCCCTGGGCACCTGCGCTCACCTGAGGCGGCCTGGGGGCAGCAAGGTGTACACAGGTCAGGGCTGCATCGTGGTCCCCAAGCCTGGGTTCTAGCCTCAACCCCGACACTACCACTTCCAGGTACAGTGACTTCCCTTCTTCGGCCTCACCCCTCCCTCAGCCACGAGGGGCTGGGCCAGAACTACGCAGGACGCAGGACGGAGATCCAGCCTCCCCAGATCCTGCCGGGCTGTGGGTTCAGGGACCCGCCCCTGGAGGGGGGATCCTAGGGGGCATTCTTCATGAAGCCTTAGACACATCGCCCACCCTGCCATAAACTTACGGGGACCACCAGGGTGGGGCCCTCCAGGGCACCTCCTGGGAGGGAGCACTTCATGGGGGCTCTAGGGTGGACCTTGTGGttgaggcaggggtggggctgatTTCTTTGCTGCTGTGTTAATGCACTAATGCTCGTCCACGGTCTCCTCCAGTGGTGCCCTACCACACGTGGAGGGGGACAGGAGTGACAGGTACCTGCGCCAGGGCTCCAGCGCACCTGAGTCAGGAAAGGGGTGGGTTCCAAAACCAAAGGACTCCTTCCAGTAGTACATACAAGTCTTTATAAAAGAATcaaaagctcaataaatatggAAACTTACACAGCGCCGAACCCAAGCCTGGGGTGGCCTgtgggactgggagggaggaaggccagACCAGGGGAACAAACATCCCAGTTGGGGCCAGAtgaggctggaggggaagggcCACCCCGGAGCCCAGCCCAGAAGACTGGAGTGGGTGATCCAGGAGCAGCGAGCAAGGGACtctgtggggttggggaggacttggtgggggggggggtggacaggtTAGTGAAGGTGGCCTTGTTGGGGGTCCTGAGGAAGTACTGCAGCCTGGGCCTGGCACTCAGCTCAACGCTCCTCCACTTCCATCCAGTCCGGCAAAGTGCAAATCGGGGGTCCTGCCTGGCAGTCTGGCTGCTGCGGGCACAGGCAGCAGCCAGAGCTGGGGGCGGGATGCCCCAGGAGGCACGCTGTCTGCCGTCGCTCGGTCAGGGGCTCCCTTGGGGGCCTCCCTCTGCTCAGACCTCCCTgcaagagaggggaagggaaagatagTCCTTCTCTGGTTGATGCCCCTCGGAGGGGCCCTGGCCGCCCTCCTGCCCCACTGGAACTCTTAGGCCCCTTCCCCATTGCCCTCTGCAGATACCATCGTGTAGGCTCTGGAGCAGGCTCCCGTCCCCATCCCCTAATGCCACCTGCTCCCAGCTTTAAGAGTGCCCCTACCCATTCCTGAGGCTCAGTGCCCCCCACTGCCAGCACACGGGGCCACCAGCCTTCGACCCCAGGCCACTCACGAGGCAGTAAGCGTCGAGTTAAGCAGCAGGGTGGTCCTGATTCGGTAGAGCTGGGCGAGCGTCAGCTTCCGGTGCTGGGCAGAGATCCCTGGGGGGGGCTCGGGCTGGACCCTGGGCAGTTCTTTGCTTCTCCTGGCGGGTCTTTCAGGCTCCCCCACCAGGCAGCTGGTTCTGCCCTCCAGCTCTGATGGCTCAGAGCTATGGCCAGGGTTTTGTGTCCCCCGGCGAGCCCCGCTGGACCCAGCTTCCCGAGGGAAACCCTGAGTCCTCGTGCCGGGGACTGTGACGGCCAAGCAGAGTTCTGACAGACTGCGGCTAGGCGAGGGGGGTGCTCTGCACGTGGTGGCCCCTGACAGCAGCTGGAGGAGGCTGGCCTCAGATTTGGACTTGAGCAGGTGGGGTAGACGGGGCAGCAGCTGAACGGGTGTGCGGCGGCGGAGGCGGGGTGAGGGTGGAGGTGAGGGGGCTTGTGGCAATTCTGGGGGCCGGGGCACTGGCTCCCCCGCAGGGGTGGGGGCCGCAAAGTCTTGCAGGGAGGTTGGGGAGAGGGTGCCGTAGGCGGAGTCCATGGAGCAGGAGCGGCCATCCACGGGGCCCAGGGGCAGCAGCTCGCTGGTGGGCGTGACAGAGGAGGCCGTGGTGCTCAGGGAGGTCTCGTCCGACTGGGAGCTGAAGGGGCCGCCCTCGAACTCCGGAGAGGATGGCGTCTCCCCAGGCTCCACCACAACCATGGCCAGGGTCTCGGTGGAGCCATCGGAAGCACTGCGGAGCCAGGAGGAGATGCTCAGGCCAGCTGCCCGGGTGGCCTGGTACAGCCCCTGCTTGGGCACCCACAGGTCTACAGCCTCTGGCCTCTCCAGAGCAAGCGTGTGGCCACCAGCCGGATCTCCCAACTCCTACACCCGTAACGCGGACCCCGGGAATGGCACCTGGCACCACCACAAGACTCCTTCTAGTCGGACACAGTTTGAGAACCCTTGGCTTGGCTCTCCGCCCGGCTAACACCAGACCATCAGAGTTGGCAACTCCAACTAAAAACCCTTTGCCAAGCCCACCTGGACTCAGGTGGGTGGCACAGCCCTCTCCCCCACACGGAACCATTCGGAGGAAGGGGCCGTGCCTGGGCCCTGTGCAGGGTCAGGTGCCTTGGGGCCGGGTCTGCTCtgctggcaggggctggggggcgcATACCAGTGCTGGGAGTTGAGACTGTTGCTGCTTTTGCGCAGGATGGTGGGGGAGCTGGCAGCAGAGGTGCTACTCTCcccgccttcctcctcctcctcttcctcgtcgtcttcctcctcctgctcatcctcctcctcctccaggctctgCAGGTGCTGCTGGCTGCCTGGGTGCTCCTGGGCACGCAGCTGCTGCAGCTGGTTctgcaggtgggggcgggggttgtgAACAgccgtccccccgccccccgacacCCTGCCCGCGCCCCCCTGCACCCGTACACCCACCACCCGGTCCCCACCTGGGCGTTGTAAATGGCGTCCACCCAGCCACGGCACAGAGCCTGGCCGCTGGCCTGGAACGTGTAGGCGCCCACGGCACTGTGGAACTCGTTCAGATAGATGAGCAGAAAAGAGCCTGGTGAGGAGGCGCTCAAATCAGCATCAGCGAGGACCCAGAGCCCCTGCCCGCCAGCTCCTGGCCTGCGATAGGCCGGGCTCCTCACCAGGGTCTCGTAGCTCTCGGCACACAATCTTGTCCACCAGCAGTGGGGGGCGGATGACCTTGGTCCTCTCAGCCTTCTTCACTGCCTTGGTCACCAAGAGAAGGTCCGTAAAGAGGAAGCAGTACACGTCCatctgcaggggtgggggcagcaagGGGAGCGGGCGAGGCCGGGGATCagggccagggtcctgggaccgcaGCCTGTCTGCTGGGACACCCTCTCTTGGGCTGGGTCCTGCACCAGCCCTTCCTTACTGCACTTTGGTGATGTCGCTGGGGGCACTCAGATTTTGTCAAACaccttccctgctccctgcctcccatgaccctgagaataaaattaaaatgaaaagaggggtgcctgggtagcttagtcagttcagcgtctgccttcggctcaggtcacgatgtcggggtcccgggatccagccccacatcaggctccctactcagtgcggagtctgcttttccctctgcccctccaccactcatgctctctctttttctcaaataaataaataaaatcttcaggatgcctgggtggctcagttggttaagcagctgccttcggctcaggtcatgatcccagggtcctgggatcgagtcccacatcgggctccttgctccgcagggagcctgcttctccctctgactctgccttccactctgtctgcctgtgctcgctcttgctcgctctctctctgacaaataaataaataaaatctttaaaaaataaaaataaaataaaaataaataaataaataaataaagtcttctaaaaaactaaaatgaagagagcaagattttattctttcatggAGCTATATAGGtataatttatttcagtaaaaagttcacattaaagagaaaaagggaatttATGATCTGTGATTTTGAAAACCACAatttgggggttcctgggtggctcagctggttaagcatccaactcttggttgcagctgaggtcatgacctcggggtcctgagatcagtcCCCCACCGGCCTccgctctcagtggggagtctgtgtctcgccctctccctctctccctgcttgcatgcactcttttactctctctcaaataaataaataaatctttaaaaccacaATTTGCAGGCTCTGGGTTATGCACCTGGGATTAGTAGCTCAGAAGCCACGCTCTGGGCTGTTCGTGACCTGCTCTTGGAACGCACCCCCCCCAACCAAGAACCCTTATGGCACCAGCAGGGGGGCAAGCCCAGCGCCCCACCGGCTGTGCCCATGCCGCCACACCTGTACAGAATACACTACAGGAGATCATTGAGCCCTCAAGTGACCACAAAGCCATTCCTTCTTGAACTGCTGCCCCAACTGACACAGCAGCGAAGAACCATTAACTAGGGCCCAGAAGGTTCCCATGAAAGGGTGGTCCAAACCCacagagcaggaggtggggaaggggccctGCGGGTGGAGGGACCCAGTCACCTTGCTGTCCTTCCCCTCCTTCATCCGCAGGCTCCCCTCCAGCAGCAGCTGTCGCGTCTCCTCAGGGGAGGCGCCAGGGATGGGTGCTGTCAGGTCGAGGTGCAGAAACTCCTTCAGGAGCTGGtgatgggtgggggggggtgtagaCAGGTCAGGGTCCGACGCCCGCTCTCGCCCCGGCATCCTCAAGCGAGATTCCCAGCACAGCCCCGGGCTGCCAGTCTGGCCTCCGTCCGTTCCAGCAGGGCCAGGGGTCCCCCACCTTGTCCACCTCGTCGTTGCCGCCCTCCACCACCTCGTAGGCGTCGATGCGGCTCACCACGGCCGCCAGCCGC
Protein-coding regions in this window:
- the TNFRSF25 gene encoding tumor necrosis factor receptor superfamily member 25 isoform X2; amino-acid sequence: MELRLGGYMAAVAAVLLLVLPGARGQHSTPGPPCDCAYNVQKRSGRFCCKGCPAGHYLKAPCPKPCGTATCLPCPRGTFLARENHHETRCTRCRACDEEVSQVAVTNCSTVADTHCGCEPGRFPECLVKPCKVGSPFRCHPCSDCRALHRHTRVPCSASDSDCGTCLPGFYEEGNSCAPCPTSTLGSCPEPCVTVCGWRQMFWVQVLLAGLVVPLLLGAMLTYTYHRCQPCKPGVANEAGTEALTPLQATHLSPRDSTHALLMPLGSSEKVHTVQLVGNGWSPGSPQTQEAPCPQVAWSWNTLTSGAPGSAAATLQPGPQLYDVMDAVPVRRWKEFVRTLGLREAEIEAVEVEVGRFRDQQYEMLKRWRQQQPAGLGAVYAALERMGLDGCAEELRSRLQRGP
- the TNFRSF25 gene encoding tumor necrosis factor receptor superfamily member 25 isoform X1 codes for the protein MELRLGGYMAAVAAVLLLVLPGARGQHSTPGPPCDCAYNVQKRSGRFCCKGCPAGHYLKAPCPKPCGTATCLPCPRGTFLARENHHETRCTRCRACDEEVSQVAVTNCSTVADTHCGCEPGRFPECLVKPCKVGSPFRCHPCSDCRALHRHTRVPCSASDSDCGTCLPGFYEEGNSCAPCPTSTLGSCPEPCVTVCGWRQMFWVQVLLAGLVVPLLLGAMLTYTYHRCQPCKPGVANEAGTEALTPLQATHLSPRDSTHALLMPLGSSEKVHTVQLVGNGWSPGSPQTQEAPCPQVAWSWNTLTSGAPDPPLPPPPPPPTLSPAPPAGSAAATLQPGPQLYDVMDAVPVRRWKEFVRTLGLREAEIEAVEVEVGRFRDQQYEMLKRWRQQQPAGLGAVYAALERMGLDGCAEELRSRLQRGP